In Thalassophryne amazonica chromosome 4, fThaAma1.1, whole genome shotgun sequence, a genomic segment contains:
- the LOC117508844 gene encoding vascular endothelial zinc finger 1-like isoform X2 has product MFGCFVVDSCSFPADWSSSAAMEPSWSTFLFQQANEALHHQHQVAGNSLLPLLNSATEPPDQKPVLPIPLDQKPPVSAAELLKDNVASGTGVAASGGPPIVVKKEPKSKTPFICGYCNKAFRDSYHLRRHESCHTGIKMVSRPKKTQTAPTMVPLISTVPRENSGNPSYVTTVAGILTTATTSTSTGTSIMTPMQHQQQQQVIPKKPPKPVKKNHGCDMCGKAFRDVYHLNRHKLSHSDEKPFECPICQQRFKRKDRMTYHVRSHDGGVHKPYICSVCGKGFSRPDHLSCHVKHVHSSERPFKCQVTACTSAFATKDRLRSHMIRHEGKVTCNICGKMLSAAYITSHLKTHGQASFSNPCNNNKGISDWQWNHSGPRKDTNSVHNSATNTPVTSSVAITSAVNRTANASNPVTIAAQMNIATSTVNITSPVNLQHPVTITGPVNLASVNIPTTAHMNIAHPVAITTPMPMNITGPLNIAMRPMESMPFLSQVLPSSPPW; this is encoded by the exons CAGGCCAACGAGGCTCTGCACCACCAGCACCAAGTGGCTGGAAACAGCTTACTGCCTCTGCTTAACTCTGCAACAGAACCACCTGACCAGAAACCAGTGTTACCCATTCCCTTAGACCAGAAGCCCCCTGTGAGCGCCGCAGAACTGCTCAAAGACAATGTAGCCAGTGGGACTGGTGTCGCCGCCAGCGGGGGGCCTCCTATTGTGGTCAAAAAAGAGCCCAAATCAAAGACACCTTTCATCTGTGGCTACTGCAACAAAGCCTTCCGGGACAGTTACCACCTGCGGCGGCATGAGTCTTGTCACACGGGCATAAAAATGGTTTCACGGcctaaaaaaacacaaacagcacCCACCATGGTGCCGCTCATATCTACTGTACCACGTGAGAACAGCGGAAACCCTTCCTATGTTACTACTGTAGCTGGTATCCTGACGACGGCCACCACGTCGACGTCCACAGGCACTAGCATCATGACCCCAATGCagcaccagcagcagcagcaagtcATCCCCAAGAAGCCCCCCAAACCAGTCAAGAAGAATCACGGTTGTGACATGTGCGGTAAGGCTTTCCGTGATGTATACCACCTCAACCGCCACAAGCTGTCACACTCTGACGAGAAGCCATTTGAGTGTCCCATCTGCCAGCAGAGGTTCAAGAGGAAGGATCGCATGACCTACCACGTGCGCTCCCACGATGGAGGCGTTCACAAGCCTTACATCTGCTCTGTCTGTGGAAAGGGATTTTCTAG GCCGGATCACTTAAGCTGTCACGTGAAGCATGTTCATTCTTCAGAGAGGCCGTTCAAGTGCCAAGTTACG GCCTGTACCTCTGCCTTTGCTACCAAAGACCGACTGCGCTCCCACATGATCAGACACGAAGGAAAAGTGACCTGCAACATCTGTGGGAAAATGCTGAGTGCCGCCTACATTACAAGTCACCTGAAGACACACGGGCAGGCCAGCTTCAGCAACCCCTGTAACAACAACAAAG GCATAAGTGACTGGCAGTGGAACCACTCAGGGCCACGAAAAG ATACCAACAGTGTACACAACTCTGCCACCAACACTCCAGTCACCAGCTCGGTGGCCATCACCTCGGCTGTCAACCGCACCGCCAATGCCAGCAACCCGGTCACCATCGCTGCTCAGATGAACATCGCCACCAGCACAGTCAACATCACCTCGCCAGTCAACCTGCAGCACCCGGTCACCATCACTGGCCCCGTCAACCTGGCTTCAGTCAACATCCCCACCACGGCTCACATGAATATTGCCCACCCAGTCGCCATCACCACCCCCATGCCGATGAATATTACAGGCCCGCTCAACATCGCCATGAGGCCCATGGAGAGCATGCCTTTTCTGTCCCAAGTCTTGCCTTCCTCCCCTCCTTGGTAG
- the LOC117508844 gene encoding vascular endothelial zinc finger 1-like isoform X3, which produces MFGCFVVDSCSFPADWSSSAAMEPSWSTFLFQQANEALHHQHQVAGNSLLPLLNSATEPPDQKPVLPIPLDQKPPVSAAELLKDNVASGTGVAASGGPPIVVKKEPKSKTPFICGYCNKAFRDSYHLRRHESCHTGIKMVSRPKKTQTAPTMVPLISTVPRENSGNPSYVTTVAGILTTATTSTSTGTSIMTPMQHQQQQQVIPKKPPKPVKKNHGCDMCGKAFRDVYHLNRHKLSHSDEKPFECPICQQRFKRKDRMTYHVRSHDGGVHKPYICSVCGKGFSRPDHLSCHVKHVHSSERPFKCQVTACTSAFATKDRLRSHMIRHEGKVTCNICGKMLSAAYITSHLKTHGQASFSNPCNNNKDTNSVHNSATNTPVTSSVAITSAVNRTANASNPVTIAAQMNIATSTVNITSPVNLQHPVTITGPVNLASVNIPTTAHMNIAHPVAITTPMPMNITGPLNIAMRPMESMPFLSQVLPSSPPW; this is translated from the exons CAGGCCAACGAGGCTCTGCACCACCAGCACCAAGTGGCTGGAAACAGCTTACTGCCTCTGCTTAACTCTGCAACAGAACCACCTGACCAGAAACCAGTGTTACCCATTCCCTTAGACCAGAAGCCCCCTGTGAGCGCCGCAGAACTGCTCAAAGACAATGTAGCCAGTGGGACTGGTGTCGCCGCCAGCGGGGGGCCTCCTATTGTGGTCAAAAAAGAGCCCAAATCAAAGACACCTTTCATCTGTGGCTACTGCAACAAAGCCTTCCGGGACAGTTACCACCTGCGGCGGCATGAGTCTTGTCACACGGGCATAAAAATGGTTTCACGGcctaaaaaaacacaaacagcacCCACCATGGTGCCGCTCATATCTACTGTACCACGTGAGAACAGCGGAAACCCTTCCTATGTTACTACTGTAGCTGGTATCCTGACGACGGCCACCACGTCGACGTCCACAGGCACTAGCATCATGACCCCAATGCagcaccagcagcagcagcaagtcATCCCCAAGAAGCCCCCCAAACCAGTCAAGAAGAATCACGGTTGTGACATGTGCGGTAAGGCTTTCCGTGATGTATACCACCTCAACCGCCACAAGCTGTCACACTCTGACGAGAAGCCATTTGAGTGTCCCATCTGCCAGCAGAGGTTCAAGAGGAAGGATCGCATGACCTACCACGTGCGCTCCCACGATGGAGGCGTTCACAAGCCTTACATCTGCTCTGTCTGTGGAAAGGGATTTTCTAG GCCGGATCACTTAAGCTGTCACGTGAAGCATGTTCATTCTTCAGAGAGGCCGTTCAAGTGCCAAGTTACG GCCTGTACCTCTGCCTTTGCTACCAAAGACCGACTGCGCTCCCACATGATCAGACACGAAGGAAAAGTGACCTGCAACATCTGTGGGAAAATGCTGAGTGCCGCCTACATTACAAGTCACCTGAAGACACACGGGCAGGCCAGCTTCAGCAACCCCTGTAACAACAACAAAG ATACCAACAGTGTACACAACTCTGCCACCAACACTCCAGTCACCAGCTCGGTGGCCATCACCTCGGCTGTCAACCGCACCGCCAATGCCAGCAACCCGGTCACCATCGCTGCTCAGATGAACATCGCCACCAGCACAGTCAACATCACCTCGCCAGTCAACCTGCAGCACCCGGTCACCATCACTGGCCCCGTCAACCTGGCTTCAGTCAACATCCCCACCACGGCTCACATGAATATTGCCCACCCAGTCGCCATCACCACCCCCATGCCGATGAATATTACAGGCCCGCTCAACATCGCCATGAGGCCCATGGAGAGCATGCCTTTTCTGTCCCAAGTCTTGCCTTCCTCCCCTCCTTGGTAG
- the LOC117508844 gene encoding vascular endothelial zinc finger 1-like isoform X1: protein MFGCFVVDSCSFPADWSSSAAMEPSWSTFLFQQANEALHHQHQVAGNSLLPLLNSATEPPDQKPVLPIPLDQKPPVSAAELLKDNVASGTGVAASGGPPIVVKKEPKSKTPFICGYCNKAFRDSYHLRRHESCHTGIKMVSRPKKTQTAPTMVPLISTVPRENSGNPSYVTTVAGILTTATTSTSTGTSIMTPMQHQQQQQVIPKKPPKPVKKNHGCDMCGKAFRDVYHLNRHKLSHSDEKPFECPICQQRFKRKDRMTYHVRSHDGGVHKPYICSVCGKGFSRPDHLSCHVKHVHSSERPFKCQVTACTSAFATKDRLRSHMIRHEGKVTCNICGKMLSAAYITSHLKTHGQASFSNPCNNNKGISDWQWNHSGPRKGELTVGEILNNSFQVLIDNSQSRDTNSVHNSATNTPVTSSVAITSAVNRTANASNPVTIAAQMNIATSTVNITSPVNLQHPVTITGPVNLASVNIPTTAHMNIAHPVAITTPMPMNITGPLNIAMRPMESMPFLSQVLPSSPPW from the exons CAGGCCAACGAGGCTCTGCACCACCAGCACCAAGTGGCTGGAAACAGCTTACTGCCTCTGCTTAACTCTGCAACAGAACCACCTGACCAGAAACCAGTGTTACCCATTCCCTTAGACCAGAAGCCCCCTGTGAGCGCCGCAGAACTGCTCAAAGACAATGTAGCCAGTGGGACTGGTGTCGCCGCCAGCGGGGGGCCTCCTATTGTGGTCAAAAAAGAGCCCAAATCAAAGACACCTTTCATCTGTGGCTACTGCAACAAAGCCTTCCGGGACAGTTACCACCTGCGGCGGCATGAGTCTTGTCACACGGGCATAAAAATGGTTTCACGGcctaaaaaaacacaaacagcacCCACCATGGTGCCGCTCATATCTACTGTACCACGTGAGAACAGCGGAAACCCTTCCTATGTTACTACTGTAGCTGGTATCCTGACGACGGCCACCACGTCGACGTCCACAGGCACTAGCATCATGACCCCAATGCagcaccagcagcagcagcaagtcATCCCCAAGAAGCCCCCCAAACCAGTCAAGAAGAATCACGGTTGTGACATGTGCGGTAAGGCTTTCCGTGATGTATACCACCTCAACCGCCACAAGCTGTCACACTCTGACGAGAAGCCATTTGAGTGTCCCATCTGCCAGCAGAGGTTCAAGAGGAAGGATCGCATGACCTACCACGTGCGCTCCCACGATGGAGGCGTTCACAAGCCTTACATCTGCTCTGTCTGTGGAAAGGGATTTTCTAG GCCGGATCACTTAAGCTGTCACGTGAAGCATGTTCATTCTTCAGAGAGGCCGTTCAAGTGCCAAGTTACG GCCTGTACCTCTGCCTTTGCTACCAAAGACCGACTGCGCTCCCACATGATCAGACACGAAGGAAAAGTGACCTGCAACATCTGTGGGAAAATGCTGAGTGCCGCCTACATTACAAGTCACCTGAAGACACACGGGCAGGCCAGCTTCAGCAACCCCTGTAACAACAACAAAG GCATAAGTGACTGGCAGTGGAACCACTCAGGGCCACGAAAAG GTGAGTTGACGGTAGGAGAGATTTTAAATAACTCCTTCCAAGTCCTAATTGACAACTCTCAATCCAGAG ATACCAACAGTGTACACAACTCTGCCACCAACACTCCAGTCACCAGCTCGGTGGCCATCACCTCGGCTGTCAACCGCACCGCCAATGCCAGCAACCCGGTCACCATCGCTGCTCAGATGAACATCGCCACCAGCACAGTCAACATCACCTCGCCAGTCAACCTGCAGCACCCGGTCACCATCACTGGCCCCGTCAACCTGGCTTCAGTCAACATCCCCACCACGGCTCACATGAATATTGCCCACCCAGTCGCCATCACCACCCCCATGCCGATGAATATTACAGGCCCGCTCAACATCGCCATGAGGCCCATGGAGAGCATGCCTTTTCTGTCCCAAGTCTTGCCTTCCTCCCCTCCTTGGTAG